From a region of the Bermanella marisrubri genome:
- a CDS encoding chemotaxis protein CheV, whose amino-acid sequence MSGILTNVDSRTKLVGQNRLELLLFYFKGRSQWFAINVFKIQEVLRMVALTHIPDANPVVKGVAHLRGRTVPVVDLSAAIGMGKTEINDDTTIIVTEYNGTVQAFMVAGVERIVNMNWEEIQPPPKGAGRSHYLTAITKVDDKIVEIIDVEKVLAEIVPYVTDVSEGAVDLDVMQRAAESGLKVLAVDDSAVARSQIRETLGSLGLTVIEATDGREGLNLLKRMASEDEPINSQLLMLITDAEMPNMDGYKLTTEVRSDPRLKELYVVLHTSLSGNFNEAMVKKVGCSAFLSKFQPDGLAKAVEVRAKQLFG is encoded by the coding sequence ATGTCAGGCATACTCACAAACGTTGATTCGCGCACCAAATTGGTGGGTCAAAACCGTCTTGAATTATTGTTGTTCTATTTCAAGGGGCGTAGTCAGTGGTTTGCAATCAATGTATTTAAAATCCAAGAGGTTTTGCGCATGGTTGCCTTGACTCATATTCCAGATGCCAATCCGGTGGTGAAGGGGGTAGCACACTTGCGTGGGCGCACTGTTCCAGTGGTTGACCTGAGTGCGGCTATCGGTATGGGCAAGACCGAGATCAACGACGATACCACTATTATTGTCACGGAATATAATGGCACTGTTCAGGCCTTCATGGTTGCTGGGGTAGAACGTATCGTCAATATGAATTGGGAGGAGATTCAACCACCACCGAAAGGTGCTGGGCGAAGTCACTATTTGACCGCCATTACGAAAGTTGATGATAAGATTGTTGAAATCATTGATGTTGAGAAGGTGCTCGCAGAAATTGTTCCTTATGTTACCGATGTATCAGAGGGTGCGGTTGACCTTGATGTTATGCAGCGAGCAGCTGAATCGGGTTTAAAAGTTTTGGCTGTTGATGATTCAGCTGTGGCGCGTAGTCAGATACGTGAAACCTTGGGTAGCTTGGGTCTCACTGTTATTGAAGCGACTGATGGGCGCGAGGGATTAAACTTGCTTAAGCGAATGGCTTCTGAGGATGAGCCCATTAATAGCCAGCTACTAATGCTTATTACAGATGCAGAAATGCCCAATATGGATGGCTATAAGTTGACCACTGAAGTTCGATCAGATCCGCGATTGAAGGAGTTATATGTTGTGTTGCATACGTCGCTCAGTGGTAATTTTAATGAGGCGATGGTTAAAAAAGTGGGCTGTAGTGCGTTCTTATCTAAGTTTCAGCCTGACGGTTTGGCGAAGGCTGTCGAGGTGCGTGCTAAGCAGTTGTTTGGTTAG
- a CDS encoding MOSC domain-containing protein, which produces MHVHALHTYPIKSCAGLTHHRLNIAQQGPEYDRMFMLVDDDGKFVTQRKHSIMAQIHVDVLDNQLHCWFQDRHCAVRIDDTQADGVTAQVWKDVVEAQVFSSEINAWFSEILGKSVRLVVQSKSASRFIDPEFSSDQKTIRFADGFPILLTTMSSLQFVNQNLGAVVDMQRFRPNLVIGGLDEPFAEDNWRVLLINGIEFEVVKPCTRCVIPSIELQTLEKQSRITKLLKQYRKTPEGIIFGQNVIHRGVGQITVGDEVEVLK; this is translated from the coding sequence ATGCATGTTCATGCTTTACACACCTATCCGATAAAGTCCTGCGCGGGCCTGACTCATCATCGACTCAATATTGCCCAGCAAGGGCCTGAGTATGATCGAATGTTTATGTTGGTAGACGATGACGGTAAGTTTGTTACTCAGCGTAAACATTCGATTATGGCCCAGATTCATGTCGATGTTCTCGATAATCAATTGCATTGTTGGTTTCAGGATCGGCATTGCGCAGTTCGTATAGATGATACTCAAGCTGATGGTGTCACCGCCCAAGTTTGGAAGGATGTAGTCGAGGCTCAAGTGTTTTCTTCTGAGATTAATGCTTGGTTTTCAGAAATTCTGGGTAAGTCTGTGCGTCTAGTGGTGCAATCGAAGAGTGCTTCTCGCTTTATTGATCCTGAATTCTCCTCCGACCAGAAAACGATTCGTTTTGCAGATGGTTTTCCTATCTTGCTTACCACGATGTCATCTCTTCAGTTTGTTAATCAAAATCTGGGTGCAGTGGTTGATATGCAGCGATTTCGGCCTAACCTGGTTATTGGCGGTTTGGATGAACCTTTTGCAGAGGATAATTGGCGTGTACTGTTAATCAATGGTATTGAATTCGAGGTGGTCAAGCCTTGTACGCGTTGTGTTATTCCGAGTATTGAACTTCAAACTTTAGAAAAACAGTCAAGAATTACCAAATTGCTGAAGCAATATCGAAAAACACCAGAAGGAATTATCTTTGGTCAGAATGTTATACATCGAGGGGTTGGACAGATAACTGTGGGGGACGAGGTGGAAGTCTTAAAATAA
- a CDS encoding transglycosylase SLT domain-containing protein has translation MGTRLLYVMSLSLTFLVMPWYAIANTTGLHQDFLDAEKLLKSRNYTGFKQKLSSLDHPLTPYLESDYIYRHFYTRPDDKIQAFLRTHSNTPAADQLKRKWLFYLARKNDWKRFNQYYTPSNSLTLRCHHAHSLNKTNRHFEAITEGQRLWLLGDPLPKACDKVFQHWQRKGLLSQDLIWQRFLKSVDKRHYRLARYLQKMLSSEYQKHAKLVRSLWRKPWNILSNEAAIELPNDARYLLAKRSILRQKNEIDPSHPILNFFSQTQLERIQKETITTMASKGEEDAFFWYQLASKHKLIDTKMEHAFLHGAVQNSNWFVYTHLFKLASPNIQRDSQWQYWQGRALQMMGANTNQVQYYLAEAAKNRDYYGFMASQQLGQKANMNHRSIDIAPSKIQTVRLDHSIKRALAFFELNRIPQARREWRYAMEQHDESGQLAMALVAGRHGWADRAIMTLAKVKNWDDLQLRFPLAHLEAFSSAAQKHHISQNWIYGIARQESAFMHDAKSSAGATGLMQLMPATAKGISRKIRVRYNYGSLIKPDYNIHLGSGYLKQLAKRFNNNKVLATASYNAGPTNVKRWLKRNQGPIDQWIENIPFSETREYVKRVLTYSVIYSYRLGQQQPILDYDTLASWQSKNTQLQISLLKSKQNKQG, from the coding sequence ATGGGGACACGTTTACTTTACGTGATGAGTTTGAGTCTGACTTTTTTAGTCATGCCTTGGTATGCCATCGCCAACACAACAGGCCTACATCAAGATTTTCTTGACGCTGAAAAGCTACTCAAAAGCCGAAACTACACTGGCTTCAAGCAAAAGCTCAGTTCTTTAGATCACCCGCTAACTCCTTATCTAGAGTCAGACTATATATACCGACATTTCTACACACGACCCGATGACAAAATTCAAGCGTTCCTTAGAACCCACAGCAATACACCAGCCGCAGATCAATTAAAACGAAAATGGCTTTTTTACCTTGCCAGAAAAAATGACTGGAAACGCTTTAACCAGTATTACACTCCATCTAACAGCCTTACTTTACGCTGCCATCATGCGCATTCTTTAAACAAGACCAATCGACACTTTGAAGCAATCACCGAAGGCCAAAGACTATGGCTATTGGGAGATCCCTTACCTAAAGCCTGCGACAAGGTATTTCAACACTGGCAACGCAAAGGACTACTCAGCCAAGATTTAATTTGGCAGCGTTTCTTGAAATCGGTTGATAAGCGTCATTATCGTTTAGCACGCTATTTACAAAAAATGCTTTCTAGCGAATACCAAAAACACGCCAAGCTAGTTCGCTCACTTTGGCGTAAACCATGGAATATTCTATCTAACGAAGCAGCAATAGAATTGCCCAATGACGCCCGCTACTTACTAGCAAAACGCAGCATACTGCGCCAGAAAAATGAGATTGACCCAAGCCATCCAATATTGAACTTTTTCAGCCAAACGCAGCTGGAGCGCATTCAAAAAGAAACCATTACCACCATGGCTAGCAAAGGCGAAGAGGATGCTTTTTTCTGGTACCAATTAGCCAGCAAACACAAATTAATAGACACAAAAATGGAGCACGCCTTTTTACACGGAGCAGTACAAAACAGTAATTGGTTTGTTTACACTCATCTATTCAAGCTCGCCAGCCCAAACATTCAACGTGACAGTCAATGGCAATACTGGCAAGGCCGCGCTCTACAAATGATGGGCGCGAATACAAACCAAGTACAATACTATCTGGCGGAGGCGGCTAAGAACCGCGACTACTATGGTTTTATGGCTAGCCAGCAGCTAGGCCAAAAAGCAAACATGAATCATCGATCTATCGATATAGCCCCTTCGAAAATTCAAACTGTTAGGCTAGATCACAGCATTAAGCGAGCACTAGCCTTCTTCGAGCTAAATAGAATTCCACAAGCGCGCAGAGAATGGCGCTATGCAATGGAGCAACACGATGAGTCAGGACAACTGGCTATGGCACTTGTTGCCGGTCGGCATGGCTGGGCTGATCGAGCAATCATGACGCTAGCGAAAGTCAAAAACTGGGATGATTTGCAGCTTCGCTTTCCTCTTGCGCACTTAGAGGCCTTTAGCTCAGCAGCTCAAAAGCACCACATCAGCCAAAATTGGATATATGGCATTGCCAGACAAGAAAGTGCATTTATGCATGATGCCAAGAGCTCTGCTGGCGCCACAGGCTTGATGCAGTTAATGCCGGCCACAGCAAAAGGCATTAGCCGCAAAATTAGGGTGCGCTACAACTATGGAAGCCTCATCAAACCAGACTACAACATTCATCTTGGCAGTGGGTATTTAAAACAATTAGCTAAACGCTTTAACAATAACAAGGTGCTTGCTACCGCTTCTTACAACGCTGGTCCTACGAACGTAAAACGCTGGCTCAAGCGCAATCAGGGCCCCATCGACCAATGGATCGAAAACATTCCATTTAGCGAAACACGAGAATATGTAAAACGCGTATTAACGTATTCAGTCATATACAGCTATCGATTGGGTCAACAACAACCGATATTAGATTATGACACACTCGCTTCATGGCAAAGTAAAAACACTCAATTACAAATCAGCCTCCTAAAATCTAAGCAGAATAAGCAGGGTTAG